One genomic segment of Leptolyngbya subtilissima AS-A7 includes these proteins:
- a CDS encoding phosphatase PAP2 family protein codes for MAAWHYKWVAVEADGTQLDRVAFRRRPAEADPSLEIVYDFISSDETKDGSLTRGAKRSEPQPSTGTPRHPAYPPGHSTYSAAASYVLGCFLPEFKEDFDKLADNIGEARIWGGVHWRSDHDFGQLVGRTVGELVIRQLNKSGIVVCPEPNPDVPARDESEAAAKQFDSNSGQADNNFCSGVDCPTQPEVIQNL; via the coding sequence ATGGCTGCATGGCACTACAAGTGGGTAGCAGTAGAAGCAGATGGCACACAGCTTGACCGGGTTGCGTTTCGTCGCCGTCCTGCTGAAGCTGACCCAAGCTTAGAGATTGTCTACGATTTCATTAGTAGTGATGAGACCAAAGATGGCAGTCTCACAAGAGGAGCGAAACGATCAGAGCCGCAACCTTCGACAGGAACTCCCCGCCATCCTGCTTACCCGCCTGGGCATAGCACCTATTCGGCAGCGGCAAGTTATGTACTTGGCTGCTTCCTGCCGGAGTTCAAGGAGGATTTTGATAAGCTTGCTGACAACATTGGTGAAGCCCGCATATGGGGTGGGGTTCACTGGCGTAGTGATCACGATTTTGGTCAGCTTGTAGGCAGAACCGTAGGAGAACTGGTAATAAGGCAGCTTAATAAGTCCGGGATCGTGGTTTGCCCAGAGCCAAATCCAGATGTACCAGCGCGGGACGAATCAGAGGCAGCAGCTAAACAGTTTGATAGCAACAGCGGACAAGCTGATAATAACTTCTGTAGCGGTGTAGATTGCCCAACACAGCCTGAAGTTATTCAGAACCTCTAA
- a CDS encoding peptidoglycan-binding protein: protein MSRTRNSKDPQAPPTVKNVQAWLNRKGSRLKVDGVFGLKSERAVKSFQSRSSLKADGVVGPKTWAVLSKVGSSPSLGTPSTKKTGKAIAAIAYKVVTGGYRGGKKPTYKFGAENTLYWPDLVSRTDCSELVQICVSSLLKNSWVDGSRFQYAATRKISVQQAMKTPGALLFVSSNGKPSGIHHVAISLGDGRTAEARSTRSGVGVFKTGILFNFAGLVPGLKY, encoded by the coding sequence ATATCGCGAACTAGAAATTCAAAGGATCCTCAAGCTCCGCCAACGGTTAAAAATGTCCAAGCTTGGCTGAACCGAAAGGGCAGCCGTTTGAAAGTAGACGGAGTTTTTGGGTTGAAAAGCGAGCGAGCAGTGAAATCGTTTCAATCTCGGTCTAGTCTCAAGGCCGATGGCGTTGTAGGCCCTAAAACTTGGGCAGTTTTGTCAAAGGTAGGTTCTTCACCATCTCTTGGAACACCCTCTACCAAAAAAACGGGCAAGGCGATCGCGGCGATCGCATACAAAGTAGTCACAGGAGGCTACCGAGGAGGCAAAAAGCCGACCTATAAGTTTGGTGCTGAAAATACCCTGTATTGGCCCGATCTAGTTAGTCGAACTGATTGCTCCGAATTGGTACAGATTTGTGTTTCATCTCTGCTCAAGAATTCCTGGGTTGATGGTTCTCGCTTTCAATATGCTGCTACTCGCAAAATCAGCGTTCAGCAAGCGATGAAAACCCCAGGGGCGTTACTGTTTGTCTCTAGCAATGGTAAGCCTAGCGGTATACACCATGTGGCGATTTCCCTGGGTGACGGTCGAACAGCTGAAGCGCGATCAACCCGCAGCGGGGTCGGTGTGTTTAAAACCGGCATTCTCTTCAATTTTGCAGGTTTGGTTCCCGGACTAAAATATTAG